A segment of the Brevibacterium zhoupengii genome:
CCGAGCTCCTCGGGGAATGAGAACAGATCGAGTTCGGCACCGAGTTTGCGATGGTCACGACGTTCGGCCTCGGCGAGGCGGTCCTGGTGGGCCTTGAGGTCCTCTTTCGAGGCCCAAGCGGTGCCGTAGACGCGCTGCAGGCTCGCATTGGCCTGGTCTCCGCGCCAGTAGGCGGCCGAGGAGCGGGTGACGGCGAATCCGTTGCCGATCAGTTTGGTGGTGGGCAGGTGCGGTCCGCGGCAGAGGTCCTGCCATACGATCTCGCCCTTGCGGTCGAGGTTCTCATAGACGGTCAGTTCGCCAGCGCCGACCTCGACGGAGGCCGAATCGTCTGAGCCTGCACCCTTATCGTTGATGAGTTCGAGCTTGTAGGGCTCATTCGCCATCCGTGCCTTGGCCTCGTCCTCGGTGACGACGACACGGTTGAAGGTCTGCCCGGCCTTGACGATCTGCGCAGCCTTCTTCTGAATGGCTTTGAGGTCTTCGGGGGTGAAGGACTCGGCGACGTCGAAGTCGAAGTAGTATCCGTCGGTGATGTAGGGCCCGATGCCCAGCTTCGCGTCCGGGAACAGGTCCTGCACGGCCTGTGCGGTGACGTGCGCGGCCGAGTGGCGCAGGATGTCGAGTCCTGCAGGAGAATCGATGGTGATCGGGGCGATCTGGTCGCCGGCGGCGAGCTCGCGGCTGAGGTCGACAGGCTGTCCGTCGAGCCACATTGCAACGACTGTGCGGTCCGTGGAGAAGATCTCCGTGCCGGTCAGTCCCTGTTTCCAAGGAATGGTCTCTCCCGCGCAGTCAATGCTGTCTGCCACTGATCTTCTCCGTTCGTCTGAGTTGGGTGCCTCGCCACTAGAGTCTAATACCTAATCGGCGGTGCGAAATCAGTTGAGTGGCAGTCGTGAGACCGCCACCCAACTGGTGAATCATATGCAATTTTCGATGTCTACGCGGTTCGCGCCTATGCCGGTCGGGATCGGAGCACCGTCCCGACCCGCATCACGCGGCCTTGCTGAATTCGAAGTCCTTGCCCTTGCCCATGTCTTCACTCATAGACAGCTTCAGGTGAACCTTGTCGACTTCGGCGGAAGGCACTGCGAAAGCAAGTTCGACGGTGCTCTCTCCCCCAGCTGGAATCGGATCCGAGAAGGGGAAGCCGCCCTTGTACTTGGAGCTGTCGAAGACATCCTCGTATTCCTTGCCCGCACCGTTGTCGGCCTTGACCTGAGTCAGGCCCAGGTCGGCATCTGAGCTGCCGCTGTTCTTCACGGTGATGGTCACGACCGCGATCTCGCCATTGCTGCTGTCGGCGCCGGCGGCATACTCCGATGCGGTGCCCGAACGCACTGCCACTGCCGCGGTCAGATCGGTGCCGATCTCGACCTCTCCGCCTTCGACGGCGGGGGCTGCTTCGTCACCGCCCTCAGATGGACCTGCAGCCTCGCTGGGGTCCTGAGCAGGATCGGAAGGATCCTGGACGGGGGCTGCTGCTGAAGAGGACTGCTCATCGGCAGCTTCGCCGACCGCGGTGATGAACATGCCACCGAAGATCAGGGTGACGATGACCGAGATGATCGAGAACAAGATGGCGATGAAGCTCAGGATCATGCCGGTGATGGTCATGCCCTTGTTGTTGGCCAGCCCCTTCTTGATGGCGGAGAGACCGACGAATGCGAAGATCACACCGGCAACACCGAAGATGAAGCCGATTCCGAAGAAGATGGACAGGACGATGCCTGCGATGCCGCCGATCAGGGCAAGGATGCCCCAGATGTTCTTCGACTTGTTGTTGCCGGAGCCAGCCGAGTACGAACCATAGCTTGCGTTCGGGTTGGCTGGGATGAACTGGTCCGACGATCCGTCGGCACCGGCATAGGCAGGCTGCTGACCGTACTGATTCGCGTCATAACCCTGACCGTTGGCGTCGTAGCCCTGGCCGTAGCCGTCTTGGCTCTGGCCGTAGGGATCCTGGCCGTAGCCCTGACCGTTGGCGTCGTAGCCCTGGCCATAGCCACCCTGGCTCTGGTCGTAGCCGCCCTGATTCTGGTCGTAGCCACCTTGGCCCTGGCCGTAGCTCGGGGCACCCGCGTCGTTCTGCTGTCCGTACTGAGACTGCGAACCATACTGCGGCTGAGAGCCGTACTGAGGCTGAGAGCCGTACTGCGGAGGCTGGTTCGGGTCGTTCTGTGAACCGTACTGCGGCGGCTGTCCGTTGTTCTGTGAGCCGTACTGCGGCGCGCTGTTCTGATCGCCCGAGAAGCCAGGCGCGCTGGGCGGCTGGTTGTCGGGGCCCGGACCGTTGGGGTTCTGATTTCCAGAACCGTTGTTCGGTTCGTACGGGTTCTGAGGAGTAGACATGAGTGCTCCGAAGTCTTCGTCGATGGTTACCCTCACTAGCGTACTAGTGAATGAGTCGCTTTCCCCATGGCAAACGCGTGGCAGTCCTGACACACGGCCGACACATCGGGCCAAGCTGAGGCTCACGTAGGTGTCAGACAGTGACCGAGGATGAATGCACGAAGCCCCGAGTGAGTCACTCGGGGCTTCTTCTGTGCGCGATACTGGGATCGAACCAGTGACCTCTTCCGTGTCAGGGAAGCGCGCTACCGCTGCGCCAATCGCGCCTTATTCATTTGTTGCACCGGAACACAAGGTCCCTGTGCGCGATACTGGGATCGAACCAGTGACCTCTTCCGTGTGAAGGAAGCGCGCTACCGCTGCGCCAATCGCGCCGACTCACCGATGGAAAACCATCGG
Coding sequences within it:
- a CDS encoding DUF4190 domain-containing protein, with protein sequence MSTPQNPYEPNNGSGNQNPNGPGPDNQPPSAPGFSGDQNSAPQYGSQNNGQPPQYGSQNDPNQPPQYGSQPQYGSQPQYGSQSQYGQQNDAGAPSYGQGQGGYDQNQGGYDQSQGGYGQGYDANGQGYGQDPYGQSQDGYGQGYDANGQGYDANQYGQQPAYAGADGSSDQFIPANPNASYGSYSAGSGNNKSKNIWGILALIGGIAGIVLSIFFGIGFIFGVAGVIFAFVGLSAIKKGLANNKGMTITGMILSFIAILFSIISVIVTLIFGGMFITAVGEAADEQSSSAAAPVQDPSDPAQDPSEAAGPSEGGDEAAPAVEGGEVEIGTDLTAAVAVRSGTASEYAAGADSSNGEIAVVTITVKNSGSSDADLGLTQVKADNGAGKEYEDVFDSSKYKGGFPFSDPIPAGGESTVELAFAVPSAEVDKVHLKLSMSEDMGKGKDFEFSKAA